In the genome of Triticum urartu cultivar G1812 chromosome 5, Tu2.1, whole genome shotgun sequence, one region contains:
- the LOC125509414 gene encoding fibroin heavy chain-like, whose translation MRQMTTISVGIVVLAALVLASEGRIARKDLGLDLGGVGFKTGTGVNIGGNIGIGGAIGGAIGGAGSASGSGSASGSGPGSASGSGSGSGSGSGAASSAGSGAVSGGGSYAGSGAGSGSGGASASGAGSGSGGASGSGAGSGAGSGSGAGSGAGSGSGGASGSGAGSGSGGAYGGASGSGAGSGSGGGSGSGAGSGSGYGQGQGKGEGEGQGSGYGQGSGSGHGQGSGSGSGYGEGHGEGYGQGRGAGSGYGEGHGEGYGQGSGAGQGSGYGEGHGEGYGQGSGAGQGSGYGEGHGEGYGQGSGVGQGSGYGEGHGQGSGSGSGYGEGSGSGYGNGAGSGYGEGHGYGYGSGHGK comes from the coding sequence ATGCGACAAATGACGACCATTTCGGTTGGCATTGTTGTGCTTGCCGCACTTGTTTTGGCATCCGAGGGTCGCATTGCCCGGAAGGACTTAGGCCTAGACCTTGGTGGTGTAGGCTTCAAGACCGGTACAGGTGTTAATATAGGGGGTAACATTGGCATAGGTGGTGCTATTGGTGGTGCCATTGGTGGTGCCGGCTCTGCATCAGGGTCTGGTTCTGCGTCTGGATCAGGGCCGGGATCAGCCTCTGGTTCGGGGTCTGGCTCGGGATCTGGTTCGGGCGCTGCATCATCAGCGGGTTCGGGTGCAGTTTCTGGTGGGGGGTCTTATGCTGGGTCTGGTGCTGGCTCAGGTTCAGGTGGAGCCTCTGCCTCTGGTGCTGGTTCAGGCTCTGGTGGAGCTTCTGGCTCTGGCGCTGGTTCAGGTGCAGGCTCAGGCTCTGGTGCTGGTTCAGGTGCAGGCTCAGGCTCAGGTGGAGCCTCTGGCTCTGGTGCTGGTTCAGGCTCGGGTGGAGCCTATGGTGGAGCTTCTGGCTCTGGTGCCGGTTCAGGCTCGGGTGGAGGCTCTGGCTCAGGTGCTGGTTCGGGGTCCGGTTATGGTCAGGGGCAGGGAAAAGGCGAAGGCGAGGGCCAAGGATCTGGATATGGACAGGGTTCCGGCTCGGGCCATGGACAAGGTTCAGGCTCTGGTTCGGGTTATGGTGAGGGACATGGTGAAGGTTATGGTCAAGGACGTGGTGCGGGATCAGGATATGGTGAGGGCCATGGTGAAGGTTATGGTCAAGGAAGTGGTGCCGGGCAAGGATCTGGATATGGTGAGGGTCATGGCGAAGGTTATGGTCAAGGTAGTGGTGCCGGGCAAGGATCCGGATACGGTGAGGGCCATGGCGAAGGTTATGGTCAAGGAAGTGGTGTCGGGCAAGGATCTGGATATGGCGAAGGTCATGGCCAAGGCTCTGGTTCAGGCTCAGGCTATGGTGAAGGCTCTGGTAGTGGTTATGGAAATGGGGCTGGTTCGGGCTACGGTGAAGGTCATGGATATGGGTATGGATCTGGACATGGCAAATGA
- the LOC125509415 gene encoding NAC domain-containing protein 82-like isoform X1, with protein sequence MSQTCLPPGFRFHPTDVEFVSYYLKRKIMGKKLFVEAISEVELYKFAPWDLLINHKSCLQSKDLEWFFFCPHDKKNPKGSWTNRTTPNGYWKTSGKDGTIDLNSRIVGLKKTLIFHEGKAPKGNRTDWVMYEYKMEDETLVSTGFSKDAYVLSGLGPRIGEQYRAPFDGNEWENLDVGTYILSFAPSSGVEDSQVESSAWVTAIVIREPSAPQQSVQFSEHVNICSDEVAGLT encoded by the exons ATGTCTCAAACTTGCCTGCCGCCTGGCTTTCGTTTCCATCCAACTGATGTTGAGTTTGTTTCTTACTACTTGAAAAGGAAGATTATGGGGAAGAAACTTTTTGTCGAAGCTATCTCAGAGGTTGAGCTGTACAAATTTGCTCCTTGGGACCTCCTG ATAAATCATAAATCATGTCTCCAGAGCAAAGATCTTGAGTGGTTCTTCTTTTGCCCCCATGACAAAAAAAATCCTAAAGGGTCTTGGACGAACCGTACCACACCGAATGGTTATTGGAAAACAAGTGGAAAAGACGGAACTATTGACCTGAACTCTCGCATTGTTGGGTTGAAGAAAACATTGATTTTTCATGAAGGCAAGGCACCCAAAGGCAATAGGACTGATTGGGTAATGTATGAATACAAAATGGAAGATGAAACCTTGGTGTCTACTGGTTTCTCAAAG GATGCTTATGTACTCAGTGGGCTTGGCCCAAGGATTGGTGAGCAATATAGGGCTCCTTTTGATGGAAATGAATGGGAGAATTTAGATGTTGGAACTTATATCTTGTCTTTTGCACCATCGTCAGGTGTAGAGGATTCACAGGTCGAAAGTTCTGCTTGGGTTACTGCCATAGTTATTCGGGAACCATCCGCTCCTCAGCAGTCTGTTCAATTTTCTGAACATGTTAATATCTGTTCTGATGAGGTTGCTGGCTTAACTTGA
- the LOC125509415 gene encoding NAC domain-containing protein 82-like isoform X2, translated as MSQTCLPPGFRFHPTDVEFVSYYLKRKIMGKKLFVEAISEVELYKFAPWDLLINHKSCLQSKDLEWFFFCPHDKKNPKGSWTNRTTPNGYWKTSGKDGTIDLNSRIVGLKKTLIFHEGKAPKGNRTDWVMYEYKMEDETLVSTGFSKDAYVLSGLGPRIGEQYRAPFDGNEWENLDVGTYILSFAPSSGVEDSQVESSAWVTAIVIREPSAPQQSVQFSEHWT; from the exons ATGTCTCAAACTTGCCTGCCGCCTGGCTTTCGTTTCCATCCAACTGATGTTGAGTTTGTTTCTTACTACTTGAAAAGGAAGATTATGGGGAAGAAACTTTTTGTCGAAGCTATCTCAGAGGTTGAGCTGTACAAATTTGCTCCTTGGGACCTCCTG ATAAATCATAAATCATGTCTCCAGAGCAAAGATCTTGAGTGGTTCTTCTTTTGCCCCCATGACAAAAAAAATCCTAAAGGGTCTTGGACGAACCGTACCACACCGAATGGTTATTGGAAAACAAGTGGAAAAGACGGAACTATTGACCTGAACTCTCGCATTGTTGGGTTGAAGAAAACATTGATTTTTCATGAAGGCAAGGCACCCAAAGGCAATAGGACTGATTGGGTAATGTATGAATACAAAATGGAAGATGAAACCTTGGTGTCTACTGGTTTCTCAAAG GATGCTTATGTACTCAGTGGGCTTGGCCCAAGGATTGGTGAGCAATATAGGGCTCCTTTTGATGGAAATGAATGGGAGAATTTAGATGTTGGAACTTATATCTTGTCTTTTGCACCATCGTCAGGTGTAGAGGATTCACAGGTCGAAAGTTCTGCTTGGGTTACTGCCATAGTTATTCGGGAACCATCCGCTCCTCAGCAGTCTGTTCAATTTTCTGAACAT TGGACATAA
- the LOC125509415 gene encoding NAC domain-containing protein 82-like isoform X4, whose protein sequence is MSQTCLPPGFRFHPTDVEFVSYYLKRKIMGKKLFVEAISEVELYKFAPWDLLINHKSCLQSKDLEWFFFCPHDKKNPKGSWTNRTTPNGYWKTSGKDGTIDLNSRIVGLKKTLIFHEGKAPKGNRTDWVMYEYKMEDETLVSTGFSKDAYVLSGLGPRIGVEDSQVESSAWVTAIVIREPSAPQQSVQFSEHWT, encoded by the exons ATGTCTCAAACTTGCCTGCCGCCTGGCTTTCGTTTCCATCCAACTGATGTTGAGTTTGTTTCTTACTACTTGAAAAGGAAGATTATGGGGAAGAAACTTTTTGTCGAAGCTATCTCAGAGGTTGAGCTGTACAAATTTGCTCCTTGGGACCTCCTG ATAAATCATAAATCATGTCTCCAGAGCAAAGATCTTGAGTGGTTCTTCTTTTGCCCCCATGACAAAAAAAATCCTAAAGGGTCTTGGACGAACCGTACCACACCGAATGGTTATTGGAAAACAAGTGGAAAAGACGGAACTATTGACCTGAACTCTCGCATTGTTGGGTTGAAGAAAACATTGATTTTTCATGAAGGCAAGGCACCCAAAGGCAATAGGACTGATTGGGTAATGTATGAATACAAAATGGAAGATGAAACCTTGGTGTCTACTGGTTTCTCAAAG GATGCTTATGTACTCAGTGGGCTTGGCCCAAGGATTG GTGTAGAGGATTCACAGGTCGAAAGTTCTGCTTGGGTTACTGCCATAGTTATTCGGGAACCATCCGCTCCTCAGCAGTCTGTTCAATTTTCTGAACAT TGGACATAA
- the LOC125509415 gene encoding NAC domain-containing protein 82-like isoform X3 translates to MSQTCLPPGFRFHPTDVEFVSYYLKRKIMGKKLFVEAISEVELYKFAPWDLLINHKSCLQSKDLEWFFFCPHDKKNPKGSWTNRTTPNGYWKTSGKDGTIDLNSRIVGLKKTLIFHEGKAPKGNRTDWVMYEYKMEDETLVSTGFSKDAYVLSGLGPRIGVEDSQVESSAWVTAIVIREPSAPQQSVQFSEHVNICSDEVAGLT, encoded by the exons ATGTCTCAAACTTGCCTGCCGCCTGGCTTTCGTTTCCATCCAACTGATGTTGAGTTTGTTTCTTACTACTTGAAAAGGAAGATTATGGGGAAGAAACTTTTTGTCGAAGCTATCTCAGAGGTTGAGCTGTACAAATTTGCTCCTTGGGACCTCCTG ATAAATCATAAATCATGTCTCCAGAGCAAAGATCTTGAGTGGTTCTTCTTTTGCCCCCATGACAAAAAAAATCCTAAAGGGTCTTGGACGAACCGTACCACACCGAATGGTTATTGGAAAACAAGTGGAAAAGACGGAACTATTGACCTGAACTCTCGCATTGTTGGGTTGAAGAAAACATTGATTTTTCATGAAGGCAAGGCACCCAAAGGCAATAGGACTGATTGGGTAATGTATGAATACAAAATGGAAGATGAAACCTTGGTGTCTACTGGTTTCTCAAAG GATGCTTATGTACTCAGTGGGCTTGGCCCAAGGATTG GTGTAGAGGATTCACAGGTCGAAAGTTCTGCTTGGGTTACTGCCATAGTTATTCGGGAACCATCCGCTCCTCAGCAGTCTGTTCAATTTTCTGAACATGTTAATATCTGTTCTGATGAGGTTGCTGGCTTAACTTGA